The window gcaCCGAAAACCTAGCTCTTTCATATTGCATGTGTAAATTTAGACTGATGTAACAAACAtgattgctctctctctctctctctctctctgggtgtCAGTATCTGTATATTGGCATTATTACCGGCCggatttgtaaaaaaatatatatcatcgTGTGTATGCCATGTATTTCTTTATTGTACAAGCCCCTAATAATATTACTTAAGGCTTATTATAAAAATAGGTTTCTTACTGAAtgactacagaaatatattgggacagggttgatcaatctcatagattgCGAGGCGCCTAACATTTTTCTCATCtttcaaatactttttttaaaatcttcgcTTCACCGATGTTAACTTACAATGTTCTGTTCCTATTCAATATAAACGTTTTCTTCCTTTCccctgcagagatttgagcaaatttcaacgctgccattttgttctgcttcAGACACAATATGACGTCAATATttaaagggcaactactctagttttaaagaatttcaaagggcagcTACTCCAAATATTTAAGAACTTAATACGGCATACGGTTTCTGTACTAGATAATATgaaatgacggccatattgcttAATTCTCACGTAACTAACATGGAGATATTTGAGAcgatcacgtgctatgtttaaaccaatgaaagtgtgataTTTCAGTCCaggggaaaaaaatacatgtccAAGTTGAATTTCCATTCTACATTTGTTATGtcaaaaatgggggggggggggggcatggcCAAACTTGAAAGTTTTGAAGAAAATACAGTTCTTTTTTAACCAAATGAATACCAATAATATAAATTCGGCCAATGATATCCCCAATTGGTATTAGTCATTAGTGTCCACAGTGTACATCGGCTCAGGTTTTATTTGTAAGTATCGAATGAACACAGTATATAAAACtaagataaatataattttttattattgttcaaagaattttacaattgattattatacaaaagataatttatttttacaaatctcattcaatattaaaaaattttctatcacaatgacATTACGCCAtaaaaaatcaagattaaaaaaTTCGGCCTTTAcaagtaattgaaatatttacaggCATATAAAAGAACAATCATAATTACTTCTTAATTTTTATGTTAAGACATTGATTGGTAGTATTAACAATATAAAGTTATTTATATACAAAACGATGTCATTAACAACAATCTTAAGTTTCTTCTGTCATTTTTATAACACATATTATGATATATCATCAACCACTGGCACACACTTTAAAGCACTGTCTTCTGTGCTTCAAACATCGGTGGTTGTTGTATTGGGATTTACAGGAGCCCTGTAGATCCTTTCATTAGATCCCGAGATGGTATAAATAGGATTACTGCAGCCGCCAATTTCGTCAGTACGGGAATCCTCCTTACATATGTCGTCATACACGGGTGGGTCGTCACGTGGCTTGTAATCCGGAAGTTTATCTTTCGCAGCGACCTCATACGGCGGAGGTTCGGACAAAGATGCGTCGATCTGATTCGTTGGAGTTTGGGACAAACTGGACCGGAAGCTGCGCAGTGTACGACGTTCGAAAACCCTGGCCCGTCTACATACCCGGAACACCACTACCATCAGGACGAGGAGAGCGATGGCCAATATTCCAACCACACATGCTCCTGAAATGGagatttcaagaaaaagaattaagaaaaaaaaatcaataaataaaaatgattgtttgattattagaaataatcaaaaaatgCAACAGGGGGATATTTTCCATAGCAAGATTTGCCAAGGGGAACAGTGACGTGCAAAAATGCTACAATGAAATTACTGGTGGGCTgtcctatatacatgtatacagcataggcgtcggaatcggaggggatggggtggggggagggggggctgGGGGCTTagcttttttgcaaagttatacataaccaTAACcaaagaggatttttttttgcttgtgaagattTCCGAATAAGACtaccccctttcaatttgcttccgtaCAGGCAAGTGTTTCCCACTGCAACATGaaatcaaaaaatcaaaaaggcATATTAATGGTGTTCAATACTGTACCGATTATAACTGATGTATCCGTTTGTATTCTGGACTTCAGCTCGGTAGGCCATCCACTTTCTGGGGACCCTGAGAAAAAAGGGCgttataattcaaatatttataattcttaAAGTTTAGATTTGAAAGCGTCATACGCATGATTCATGCAAATAATATCTTGTCGCTATAGGTGTGTGgatcaattaatttttcatgGATAATACGGTTCTTTTTAGAAAAGCTTGCTTTAAATAGtaatatacattcaaattaCATTCTTTTAAATTAGTGTAAGAATGTTTGATGATGAGAGAGTACAAAATTTGTGTGGAACCACCTTTTTCACAAACAAATACTGTAttgatttgaataattaaaacaagACATGTACATCGGAATATACGATCATGTATAATTACCTGAAATTTTGACGCTGACAAGGAACCGGCATTCCGCCTTGTTGCCATGCCAATCTTCTGCCACGTAACGAAACATGTGATCTCCGGGACCTATCCGAGAGCCATCGGAAACCCTCGGTTCCAGCCAAAGGTCCCGGATACCTACGTTATCCGTGGCTTTTGGGACGGTCCAGGATATCCGCTCTCCGACAACAGCATAGATATCCGTCGGACAGTGGGACAGCTTTGGTGGATGGCGATCTTAAAATATGGAGTataaagaatgaaaaataaaatgcaaatacatgtacattcccgGTATTGATAGAGGGAAAttctataatttataaatgaccAGAATTGCGGAAAATAATTCTACCAATTTTCTGGACTATATTATTCACAAATAAATAATGTGTGACCAGAATTAGAAAAGATAATTCTACCAGTTTTTCGCACATGTGCATGCATTAGAATTTTCTTAGCAAAGTTAATAATATCTGAATAATCCAGGCTATTTTAAAAAAGCTCACATACCGTCAACGTTGCAAGAACCATAACTCTTGTAATCCGGGAGATGCTATTGCCTTAAAATTTAACTAAGAACCGACCGCTTTATAAACATCTCACCAACAATCTGTACAGTAAAACAACAGGTGCTTTTCCCGCCATGTCTGTCCACGGCCGTGGCATTGGCTCTCACTCGCTGACCAAAGGAGCAATTACAGGCAAAGAACTTCTGTTGGCTGACATGCACGTGCAGCTCTTCCCCCAAATAGTCACGTGCACCGAACCTGTGGTACAGGAGACCGACGTTTGAATGTTCTTGGACTTCGACCAAGACCCTGCTGTATTTAGAGGGACAGTTGATCATCCTAGGCGCTGCAAATAATTGACAGTGAAAATTAATGCATTCTATGCTATATCGCTAATAGTAAATCCAATTGATACACAAAGATAGACCATCCTGGTATGGTTATGTACACGCATTAAGTTATTGTTTATcgtttattttagaaaaaaaatctgatgcAAAAAATCACCACCTTTTACAATGgtatgtttatatacatgtacatcagtataattacatgtgtatatgattcattttagAGAAAATACTAATTTGTTTTGctgggtttttttggttttgttttttgggtttttttttttttggaaaaatcagATGCATCAAAATCATATGCATCTTATTTGGATAAATTTTCGTTCAAACACCCCAGTTAAGTTTTTGAACGTGTTTTTATTTGCGATTTTTGTGCATGTTTGTCATTGTAAAACACAACATCCTCTGGACGATCTTATCAAACACATCTCACTAAGATGCTGCATGTTGAGTACTTATTATATCAATACGTCATTTAGTCTTCTGTAAATGAATAAACGGCATTCTTAATGTATTTACGTTTGAGAAAAGAAAGCTTTACTAGTGAATACAGTAAAACAACTAATTTTTCGGTCTTAGGATACGTAATTATCATTGTACTTACGGTGGTATTCTTTATCACCTAAAATAGAAACAGATAACATATGGTACATTTTTTACGCAaccaaaaaaaatgatgtttcctttattgaaaaaaaatatagcaattACACATTTTCACTTAAATAGTTATCGCGGGACAAATAGATGAcgtaaaaataattcttttgaacatttttttatcgATATAAATATAATGATTACCGCCAATGTCCTCATCTTTCACGTGGTCGTCGTCATACATGACCCCGTCACCGTGGCTTTTACACGTGTTTTCTTCGGGGTCGAATGTCCCGCATTCATCATCTCCACAATGAACGATCCCGTCCACGTATCCCGGCATGCACCGGCACGTCTTACCCCACGCGTCCTTGACAACTTGGCCGACTCGTAACCTTGACTTTGGGATAAATCCATCATACTCACAAGTCTGATACGCTTTCTGGAATCCAAAAAACAAGACAGTTAAATACACTGAATAAGGCACAATCAAGTGAACTTCATCctttttaatatcttttcattaacagtgttttgttttttgggttttgatttttttttgggggggggggggggggggggctcattACATTGAACAATTAATAGTTAAAAACTAGTAACCCTTTTCCTTAACTCTTTTAAATAGTTTGATTTTGTAAATGtgttaatatattaatactGTCTTATTGTGCTTGCAGTTTTAAATGCCGTTCTCGTGTAAGTGACTGCATAATGTACGTGTACTTCCGACTGTATAGGAAAGGACCACATGCAATTGAGATAAAATAAGCTATTTGTTATTCAGAGAATGAAATTAAGGGTTCCAAACTTACAAGAATATAGAATCAAATCgccttaattaattaatttttgattttgcgATGTGACGGAAGGATTATGgcaaacatgtacatttacgctttgtttaaataaaaaatttcagcttacatgtaacatttcataataaataaaaatagttcAT is drawn from Crassostrea angulata isolate pt1a10 chromosome 5, ASM2561291v2, whole genome shotgun sequence and contains these coding sequences:
- the LOC128183983 gene encoding uncharacterized protein LOC128183983 → MALSGAPLLLGLSLVHTVAGLSWWQRLAPLQPNHCPYSTEDNVCYELIKSSTNCSYICAYAQPLVLYPALYDLCGYNDRVFYGHAECHFYECQKKCCKGWSMDEFGKCSIERSGIDCLNGGTPLGDLCLCTKHFTGKNCERAVCDGECLNGGECRKVDPYLPPKCVCTANFTGNYCEKPVCGEGCLNGGTCLSNYYGVVCACLEGYLGPRCEQEFAPKLDSCRIVHSSYDTNCAPTCKSDKDCTKEESCCDHEGRNICVVRQEKAYQTCEYDGFIPKSRLRVGQVVKDAWGKTCRCMPGYVDGIVHCGDDECGTFDPEENTCKSHGDGVMYDDDHVKDEDIGGDKEYHPPRMINCPSKYSRVLVEVQEHSNVGLLYHRFGARDYLGEELHVHVSQQKFFACNCSFGQRVRANATAVDRHGGKSTCCFTVQIVDRHPPKLSHCPTDIYAVVGERISWTVPKATDNVGIRDLWLEPRVSDGSRIGPGDHMFRYVAEDWHGNKAECRFLVSVKISGSPESGWPTELKSRIQTDTSVIIGACVVGILAIALLVLMVVVFRVCRRARVFERRTLRSFRSSLSQTPTNQIDASLSEPPPYEVAAKDKLPDYKPRDDPPVYDDICKEDSRTDEIGGCSNPIYTISGSNERIYRAPVNPNTTTTDV